One window of the Hyperolius riggenbachi isolate aHypRig1 chromosome 5, aHypRig1.pri, whole genome shotgun sequence genome contains the following:
- the LOC137517741 gene encoding transcription factor Sox-17-alpha-like: MSSPDGGYSSDDQVKGKFSESMMPGLSQCQWTENMPTMTDSKTKSDSRSGNSLGSGNASGSGTLKSKAKARVPRPMNAFMLWAKEERRRLAQQHPDLHNAELSKMLGKSWRAMTHIDRLPFTQEAYMLSKKHLHDHPDYKFTPRRRNQEKKMKQSNKGLMHLPEQAGPSGLSMDRRRCGESLDVRHPEAPYQHHTQMPQSSHCMMNPQASSVPHDYSWPTPGTSSVVMPGQQSYTFPTQEEFWVMPSCQMLPSCSYNTIHPSYQQSTTNILSRQMVQTEQMGKYESVQSMMGCQTPLQMYYNQMYMPNAGMHRPVAQSGWLPPLPEAQQLLSAEDLQLLDISEVDKAEFDQYLGGYMVAQEVAIDSHGQEQPVLSADNDLLCSVLSDASTAVYYYPSV; encoded by the exons ATGAGCAGCCCTGATGGTGGATACTCCAGTGATGACCAGGTCAAGGGAAAGTTCTCTGAGTCAATGATGCCCGGGTTGAGCCAGTGCCAGTGGACTGAAAACATGCCTACCATGACAGACTCCAAAACAAAATCTGACTCAAGATCTGGCAACTCCTTAGGATCTGGCAATGCTTCGGGTTCAGGCACATTAAAGAGCAAAGCTAAGGCTCGAGTCCCTCGACCTATGAACGCCTTCATGTTGTGGGCTAAAGAGGAGCGCAGGAGACTGGCCCAGCAGCACCCTGACCTACACAATGCAGAGCTCAGCAAGATGCTAG GGAAGTCTTGGAGGGCTATGACCCATATTGACAGGTTGCCCTTCACACAGGAAGCATATATGTTGAGCAAGAAGCACCTACATGACCATCCTGACTACAAGTTTACTCCCAGGAGGAGGAATCAGGAGAAAAAGATGAAGCAGTCTAATAAAGGCTTGATGCACCTGCCAGAGCAGGCTGGTCCCTCTGGCCTGAGTATGGATAGGAGGAGGTGTGGGGAGAGCCTTGATGTGCGCCATCCTGAGGCACCCTACCAGCACCACACTCAGATGCCTCAGTCCAGCCACTGCATGATGAATCCTCAAGCATCGTCAGTCCCACATGACTACAGCTGGCCCACTCCTGGAACATCCTCTGTGGTAATGCCAGGACAGCAATCTTATACATTTCCTACGCAGGAAGAATTCTGGGTGATGCCTTCATGCCAGATGCTGCCTTCTTGCAGCTACAATACTATCCATCCTTCCTACCAGCAGAGCACAACCAACATTCTCTCTAGGCAGATGGTACAGACTGAGCAAATGGGCAAATATGagtctgtgcaaagcatgatgggatgtcAGACCCCACTTCAAATGTACTACAACCAAATGTACATGCCCAATGCTGGAATGCATCGTCCTGTGGCCCAGAGTGGGTGGCTCCCCCCTCTGCCAGAGGCCCAGCAGTTATTGAGCGCAGAGGACCTCCAACTGCTTGACATATCTGAGGTGGACAAAGCTGAGTTTGATCAGTATCTGGGGGGTTACATGGTGGCACAAGAGGTGGCAATAGACAGTCATGGCCAGGAGCAGCCTGTGCTCAGTGCGGACAATGATCTCTTATGCTCTGTACTGTCTGATGCCAGCACTGCTGTCTATTACTATCCCAGTGTATGA